One window of Bacillus sp. THAF10 genomic DNA carries:
- a CDS encoding copper amine oxidase: MNWKKAMIAVPLSIGLLVPTFQVANAHDHEEHKHSMSMEVSTPASDLRASLDALLSEHAFLAVVAMQKGVDGAEDFDQAAAALNANADDLSAAVASVYGEEGGAAFKEIWSSHIGYFVDYVTATAEKDEEGKKQALAELDEYTVEQAEFLDTATESRLKADELQEGLKMHVEQLIWAFDHYVEGNYDEAYKNLRHAIEHMYAPGKGLSWAITDQFPDKFENTTVDTPAADLRADLNHVFAEHAALAVLAMQKGIDGAEDFDNAAGALNENTDDLSAAVASVYGEEGGAAFNEIWSSHIGYFVDYVVATGEENEEGREEAVAELEEYKVEQAAFLETATEGRLKGADLEKGLQMHVDELLLAFNSYNEGDYETTYNTFREAYSHMFGVGEMMSGAIVDQFPDKFAAEKGEEMPSEMPNTGMGGGSGMNMNALLGWTVAGIISAMVLLQVIRRKKATQE; the protein is encoded by the coding sequence ATGAACTGGAAAAAAGCAATGATTGCGGTCCCACTTAGTATCGGATTACTCGTTCCAACTTTTCAAGTAGCAAATGCACACGATCATGAAGAACATAAACACTCTATGTCAATGGAGGTTTCCACACCAGCCTCTGATTTAAGAGCTTCTCTTGATGCATTACTTTCAGAGCATGCATTCCTTGCTGTCGTAGCCATGCAAAAAGGAGTGGATGGTGCAGAGGATTTTGATCAAGCAGCAGCTGCATTAAATGCAAATGCAGATGATCTCTCAGCAGCAGTAGCTTCTGTTTATGGAGAAGAAGGCGGAGCTGCATTTAAAGAAATCTGGAGCAGCCATATCGGGTACTTTGTAGACTATGTCACTGCAACCGCTGAAAAGGATGAAGAAGGAAAAAAACAAGCCTTAGCTGAGTTGGATGAATACACAGTAGAACAAGCAGAGTTTCTTGATACTGCTACAGAAAGTCGCTTAAAAGCAGATGAGCTGCAAGAGGGCTTAAAAATGCACGTAGAACAGCTAATTTGGGCTTTTGATCATTATGTTGAAGGTAACTATGATGAAGCATATAAAAACCTTAGACATGCCATTGAACATATGTATGCACCAGGAAAAGGATTATCCTGGGCAATTACTGACCAATTCCCTGACAAATTTGAGAACACGACTGTGGACACACCAGCTGCAGACCTACGTGCAGACTTAAACCACGTATTCGCTGAGCATGCTGCCCTTGCTGTACTTGCGATGCAAAAAGGAATAGATGGAGCAGAAGACTTTGATAATGCCGCCGGTGCCTTAAACGAAAATACAGATGACCTCTCTGCAGCCGTTGCTTCTGTTTATGGTGAAGAAGGTGGCGCTGCATTTAACGAAATCTGGAGCAGCCATATCGGATACTTTGTTGATTATGTTGTTGCAACAGGGGAAGAAAATGAAGAAGGTAGAGAAGAAGCCGTTGCAGAACTTGAAGAATATAAAGTGGAACAAGCAGCATTTCTTGAAACCGCAACAGAAGGTCGCTTAAAAGGCGCTGACCTTGAAAAAGGCCTGCAAATGCATGTTGACGAATTGCTTCTTGCCTTCAACAGCTATAATGAAGGAGACTATGAAACAACCTACAACACGTTCCGCGAAGCCTATTCACATATGTTCGGTGTTGGTGAAATGATGTCTGGAGCCATTGTGGACCAATTCCCTGACAAATTCGCAGCAGAAAAAGGCGAAGAAATGCCATCTGAAATGCCGAACACTGGGATGGGCGGAGGATCTGGCATGAACATGAATGCCTTACTTGGCTGGACAGTCGCTGGCATCATTTCTGCCATGGTGCTTTTACAAGTGATTAGACGTAAGAAGGCTACACAAGAATAA
- the shc gene encoding squalene--hopene cyclase: MSINEKIHSLVTELLQKQEENGSWIFCFEGTIMTDAYMIILIRVLQRTDEEELVKQLVKRIKSKQQLDNGAWKVFKDEEEGNLNATIEGYFSLLYSGYVSQSDPLMQKAEQFIKRKGGLTSTDWLTRVMLALTGQIQWPTIIKSIPIEIMLLPKWSPVNLYQLVGYNRAHWVPIIISSSKNISISTSSTPDISHLQVRAPKLEITKGLQLIQHYVKGFVNKLADTPEVLRDRAFSKAEKYITNRIEENGTLYSYFSSSFFMVFAFLALGYDRTHPLIQHAFQGMKSYVYKDENMIHVENSPSTVWDTSLLTAALMQAGVSSNQEAIQKAASYLLTLQQTKYGDWAVKNPNVAPGGWGFSESNTFVPDIDDTTAALRVLAAFVDKDSRYLDGWNKGISWLLSMQNDDGGWSAFEKNTDNYLLFMIPFSYEDRVLFDPSTADLTGRALYFLGENTTIPTDDKAVRRAKEWLVKNQEEDGSWYGRWGVCYIYGTWAAVTGLTAVGETLRSQALQRAVQWLYKIQNEDGGWGESCKSDFVKQYVPLHASTASQTAWALDALISASDVPSPEMKRGIKALLRLLDNEDWREEYPTGAGLPGGFYIHYHSYNYIWPLQTLSHYRNKFGE, translated from the coding sequence ATGTCAATTAACGAAAAAATACATTCACTGGTGACGGAGCTTTTGCAAAAACAAGAGGAAAATGGCAGCTGGATTTTCTGCTTTGAAGGCACGATCATGACAGACGCCTATATGATTATATTGATTCGAGTTTTACAGAGGACGGACGAAGAGGAGTTAGTGAAGCAATTAGTCAAAAGAATTAAATCAAAGCAGCAGCTTGATAATGGCGCTTGGAAGGTGTTTAAAGATGAAGAAGAGGGAAATTTAAACGCAACCATTGAGGGGTATTTCTCCTTGCTTTATTCTGGTTATGTTAGTCAGAGCGATCCCTTAATGCAAAAGGCAGAGCAATTTATAAAAAGAAAAGGTGGTTTGACGAGTACCGATTGGCTGACGCGGGTGATGCTTGCTTTGACTGGACAAATTCAGTGGCCAACCATTATAAAAAGTATTCCAATAGAAATTATGCTATTGCCAAAATGGTCTCCAGTAAATCTCTACCAGCTTGTTGGGTATAACCGAGCTCATTGGGTGCCAATTATTATAAGTAGTTCAAAAAACATATCAATTTCTACATCTAGCACACCAGATATTTCGCATCTTCAAGTTAGGGCACCAAAGCTAGAAATTACTAAAGGCCTTCAATTGATACAACATTACGTGAAGGGCTTTGTGAATAAGCTTGCTGATACTCCAGAGGTATTACGAGATAGGGCATTTTCAAAAGCAGAAAAATATATAACAAATAGAATAGAAGAAAACGGCACCTTGTATAGTTATTTTAGTTCCAGCTTTTTTATGGTATTTGCCTTTTTAGCGTTAGGGTATGATCGAACTCATCCTCTTATCCAGCATGCATTTCAAGGTATGAAATCGTATGTGTATAAGGATGAAAACATGATTCACGTGGAGAACTCTCCTTCAACTGTTTGGGATACTTCCTTATTGACAGCTGCTTTGATGCAGGCTGGTGTTTCAAGCAACCAAGAGGCCATTCAAAAGGCAGCAAGTTATCTTCTCACACTGCAGCAAACCAAATATGGGGACTGGGCAGTGAAAAATCCTAACGTCGCACCAGGAGGCTGGGGTTTTTCAGAAAGTAATACCTTTGTGCCAGATATTGATGATACCACAGCTGCTTTAAGGGTGCTTGCAGCATTTGTTGACAAGGATTCTCGATATCTTGATGGATGGAATAAAGGAATATCCTGGCTCTTGTCCATGCAAAATGATGATGGTGGTTGGTCCGCCTTCGAAAAAAATACAGACAATTATTTGTTATTTATGATTCCCTTTTCGTATGAAGACAGAGTTCTCTTTGATCCATCGACTGCAGATTTAACGGGAAGAGCGCTATATTTTTTAGGGGAGAATACGACCATTCCAACTGACGATAAGGCCGTTCGCCGAGCAAAAGAATGGCTCGTCAAAAATCAGGAAGAGGATGGTTCTTGGTATGGGCGTTGGGGAGTTTGTTATATTTACGGAACATGGGCAGCAGTGACTGGGTTAACAGCAGTAGGAGAAACTCTTCGTTCTCAGGCTTTGCAACGTGCCGTACAATGGCTCTATAAAATTCAGAATGAAGACGGCGGCTGGGGAGAATCGTGCAAAAGTGATTTTGTAAAACAATATGTCCCACTCCACGCAAGTACGGCGTCTCAAACCGCATGGGCACTAGATGCATTAATCTCCGCATCTGATGTTCCAAGTCCAGAAATGAAAAGAGGAATAAAGGCACTGCTCCGCTTACTAGATAACGAAGATTGGAGAGAAGAATATCCAACAGGGGCAGGACTTCCAGGTGGTTTCTATATTCACTACCACAGCTACAACTACATTTGGCCGCTGCAAACGTTAAGCCATTATCGTAATAAGTTTGGAGAATAG
- a CDS encoding DUF3889 domain-containing protein, with protein MIRFTQFIIIIGVLLIGSNVGALAETYNESENQVPSYAKWGQLAMKKTKDKYPDADIVDYLHIGRQEGPINTTERFRLWLREGEKEFGVNVTITFDTKTENVKELKIEKVKRKGKRR; from the coding sequence ATGATACGCTTTACTCAATTCATCATCATTATCGGGGTACTGTTAATAGGAAGTAATGTGGGTGCACTAGCTGAAACGTATAATGAATCGGAAAATCAGGTCCCAAGCTATGCAAAATGGGGGCAGCTAGCAATGAAGAAAACGAAAGATAAGTATCCTGATGCAGATATCGTGGATTATCTTCACATCGGAAGGCAAGAAGGACCAATCAATACTACGGAAAGATTCCGCTTATGGCTAAGAGAAGGTGAAAAGGAATTTGGGGTGAATGTGACCATTACCTTTGATACGAAAACGGAGAACGTGAAGGAACTCAAAATAGAAAAGGTGAAAAGAAAAGGGAAAAGAAGATGA
- a CDS encoding MFS transporter: MRKLHYSWIILSITFFSIIVAGIVRSSSGVFVIPFEEEFGWSRANISLSFGVSLFLYGISGPFMGAIVQIIGLRKMMLISMGTLMVGLVMTYFMQETWQLLVIWGGLIGLGSALFLTVLSPIIANRWFVKKRGLAVGILTASTATGQLILLPVLAFINDTYSWRIAILLILLLSVGMFVVIGLFMKNTPEEVGVVPYGGSATEDTALPMTGKNPFKLAVLPLLEALKIKEFWLLAGSFFICGLSTSGLIGTHFIAYCIGFGFAAVTAASLLSLMGIFDLVGTTLSGWLSDRIDNRWLLFWYYLLRGLSLLLLPMALSEGSIGLLFMFAIFYGLDWIATVPPTINISRQVFGLQKSVIIYGWIFAAHQAGAAVASFGGGIAFEMASSYTAAFLGAGAMCFLASLFVMVIKKDKNGLA, encoded by the coding sequence ATGAGAAAACTACATTATAGCTGGATTATTCTAAGTATTACTTTTTTCTCCATTATTGTTGCCGGAATTGTTCGTTCCTCTTCCGGTGTGTTTGTCATTCCTTTTGAAGAGGAGTTTGGCTGGAGCAGGGCAAATATATCTCTCTCCTTTGGTGTCAGCTTGTTTCTTTACGGAATTTCTGGTCCCTTTATGGGCGCTATTGTTCAAATTATAGGGCTCAGAAAAATGATGCTGATATCAATGGGAACCTTAATGGTTGGATTAGTCATGACCTACTTTATGCAGGAGACGTGGCAACTTTTAGTGATTTGGGGAGGACTGATCGGTCTAGGGTCAGCACTATTTCTCACTGTTTTAAGTCCAATCATCGCGAATAGATGGTTTGTGAAAAAAAGAGGGTTGGCAGTTGGAATCTTGACCGCAAGCACCGCAACTGGTCAGCTCATTTTACTGCCGGTGCTAGCATTTATCAACGATACATACTCTTGGAGAATCGCCATCCTGTTGATTCTTCTGTTGAGCGTAGGGATGTTTGTGGTAATCGGTCTTTTTATGAAAAATACACCAGAAGAAGTTGGAGTGGTGCCTTATGGAGGTAGTGCCACAGAGGACACAGCTTTGCCCATGACAGGAAAAAATCCCTTTAAGCTTGCTGTTTTACCGCTCTTGGAAGCTCTTAAAATTAAAGAATTTTGGTTGCTTGCAGGAAGCTTTTTTATTTGCGGTCTCTCCACAAGCGGATTAATTGGCACCCATTTTATCGCCTATTGTATCGGGTTTGGCTTTGCGGCTGTCACAGCGGCATCACTTCTCTCCTTAATGGGAATTTTCGACCTCGTAGGAACGACGTTATCAGGATGGTTATCAGATCGAATCGATAATCGCTGGCTGCTTTTTTGGTATTACTTATTGCGTGGTTTAAGTTTGTTGCTATTGCCCATGGCTTTATCAGAGGGCTCCATTGGGCTACTCTTTATGTTTGCCATTTTTTATGGCCTCGATTGGATAGCGACCGTTCCTCCAACGATTAATATTTCCCGTCAGGTTTTCGGTTTACAAAAAAGCGTCATTATATACGGGTGGATCTTTGCGGCTCATCAAGCTGGAGCGGCAGTTGCATCCTTTGGTGGGGGAATTGCTTTTGAGATGGCATCCTCTTACACCGCTGCTTTCTTAGGAGCAGGAGCGATGTGCTTTTTGGCAAGTTTGTTTGTGATGGTGATAAAAAAAGACAAGAATGGTCTTGCTTGA
- a CDS encoding VOC family protein, with protein sequence MEIKGIGGIFYRSRNVDVLKEWYKRVLNLDMQDWGGAVITPKEGNMTIFSLFTEASDYFPNEQQVMLNFQVESIEDSMNHLKQLDIPLIKELEVSEYGKFIWIEDPEGRKIELWEK encoded by the coding sequence ATGGAGATTAAAGGTATTGGCGGTATTTTTTATCGAAGTCGAAATGTTGATGTATTGAAAGAATGGTACAAACGAGTATTAAACCTTGATATGCAGGACTGGGGTGGAGCAGTTATAACACCAAAAGAGGGCAACATGACGATCTTTTCTCTATTTACCGAAGCAAGTGATTACTTTCCAAACGAACAACAGGTGATGTTGAATTTTCAAGTGGAGTCTATTGAAGACAGTATGAATCATCTTAAACAGCTTGATATCCCGCTCATCAAAGAGCTAGAGGTTAGTGAATATGGAAAGTTCATCTGGATTGAGGATCCAGAAGGTAGAAAGATTGAGCTGTGGGAAAAATAA
- a CDS encoding histidine phosphatase family protein codes for MGTNLYFVRHAHSVYTPDELARPLSEMGMLDTIQVTEVLKRETIDVVLSSPYMRAIQTIQAVAEHFGLEIEVMEDLRERTLAGGAVANFSEAITKVWQEPNFAWEGGESNHTAQQRGILVIEQVLEKYKGKNVVIGSHGNIMALIMNYYDSTFDFAFWEKLDMPDIYKLTFEEKRFICSERLWSRQESLI; via the coding sequence TTGGGTACAAATTTATATTTTGTAAGGCATGCTCATTCCGTATACACCCCAGACGAGTTAGCGAGACCTTTATCGGAAATGGGAATGCTTGATACAATCCAAGTAACAGAAGTACTAAAGCGAGAAACGATTGATGTGGTTCTATCTAGCCCTTACATGCGCGCCATTCAAACTATTCAAGCAGTAGCAGAACACTTTGGGCTAGAAATAGAGGTAATGGAAGACCTTAGAGAGCGGACTTTGGCTGGAGGGGCAGTTGCTAATTTTTCTGAGGCTATCACAAAAGTGTGGCAGGAGCCTAATTTTGCTTGGGAGGGTGGGGAATCAAACCACACTGCACAGCAAAGAGGGATTTTGGTCATTGAACAAGTTCTTGAAAAATACAAAGGGAAAAATGTTGTCATCGGTTCTCACGGCAACATCATGGCTCTTATTATGAACTATTATGACTCAACCTTTGATTTTGCTTTTTGGGAAAAGCTCGATATGCCGGATATATATAAATTGACGTTTGAAGAGAAAAGATTTATTTGTTCCGAAAGATTATGGAGCCGCCAGGAAAGCTTGATTTAG
- a CDS encoding TerC family protein, whose amino-acid sequence MDVSILLEYAWVLLLLVALEGLLAADNALVLAIMVKHLPEKQRKKALFYGLAGAFVFRFGSLFAISFLVDVWQVQAIGALYLLFISLNHILRKYVWKKKKVKKKENNRAGFWGTVFKVELADIAFAVDSILAAVALAVTLPSTPLPTIGGLDGGKFLVIFAGGLIGLIIMRFAANLFVKLLKQRPGLEIAAFLIVGWVGVKLLVYTMAHPELGILPEGFPKSTEWKITFYVVLLLIAAGGWFFSKVKEEEALS is encoded by the coding sequence ATGGATGTTTCCATTTTATTAGAATATGCTTGGGTGCTGTTGTTGCTTGTTGCACTTGAGGGGTTACTTGCAGCCGATAATGCTCTCGTGTTGGCAATTATGGTGAAGCACCTCCCTGAAAAACAGCGGAAAAAAGCGTTGTTTTATGGATTAGCAGGTGCGTTTGTGTTTCGATTTGGATCATTGTTTGCTATTTCATTTTTAGTGGATGTCTGGCAGGTTCAAGCCATCGGAGCCCTCTATCTCCTATTTATTTCTTTAAACCATATTTTAAGAAAATATGTTTGGAAAAAGAAAAAGGTGAAGAAAAAGGAAAACAACAGGGCTGGTTTTTGGGGTACGGTGTTTAAAGTAGAGCTTGCAGATATCGCGTTTGCCGTTGACTCTATCCTCGCAGCTGTTGCTCTTGCTGTAACCTTACCTTCCACGCCATTACCAACCATCGGAGGATTGGATGGCGGGAAATTTCTCGTTATATTTGCAGGGGGATTAATTGGACTTATCATTATGCGGTTTGCGGCGAATTTGTTTGTCAAATTGCTAAAGCAGAGACCAGGTTTGGAAATTGCGGCCTTTTTAATTGTAGGATGGGTCGGAGTGAAGCTCCTTGTCTACACAATGGCACACCCTGAACTCGGTATTTTGCCTGAAGGGTTTCCGAAGTCAACAGAGTGGAAGATCACTTTTTATGTGGTGTTGTTATTGATAGCGGCAGGTGGGTGGTTCTTTTCAAAAGTAAAAGAAGAAGAGGCGTTAAGTTAG
- a CDS encoding sigma-70 family RNA polymerase sigma factor, producing MGEREENIFTAVNRNALMEQLFEQYAIDVKRTAFLYVKDVSKAEDILQDVFISCYNSFDTFRGECTYKTWLIRITVNKCRDHARRWSFRNIFSRKDVGEHLVDVRTPELLAIGNETGAELRIAVFGLPLKLREVIILYYYQELSIWEISKLLDLNESTVKTRLYRARTSLKEMLKGGDYHWE from the coding sequence GTGGGAGAACGTGAAGAAAATATTTTTACTGCCGTAAACAGGAATGCTCTTATGGAGCAGCTGTTTGAACAATATGCAATTGATGTGAAAAGGACAGCCTTTCTTTATGTAAAGGATGTCAGTAAAGCAGAGGATATACTACAGGATGTTTTTATTTCATGCTACAACAGCTTTGACACTTTTCGAGGGGAGTGTACCTATAAAACCTGGCTGATACGGATTACCGTTAACAAGTGTCGAGATCATGCTAGAAGGTGGAGCTTTAGAAATATTTTTAGTAGAAAAGATGTTGGAGAGCATTTAGTAGACGTGCGTACTCCTGAATTACTGGCGATAGGGAATGAAACTGGGGCAGAGCTTAGAATAGCGGTTTTTGGACTGCCCCTAAAACTAAGAGAAGTTATTATCTTATATTATTATCAGGAATTAAGTATTTGGGAAATTAGCAAGCTGCTAGACCTCAACGAAAGTACAGTTAAAACAAGGCTGTACAGGGCAAGAACAAGCTTGAAGGAAATGCTGAAGGGTGGTGACTACCATTGGGAGTGA
- a CDS encoding S26 family signal peptidase — MKLKKVLEDTVLADITVTDRDKSRFLEGLGRPYKKKRTPIKLYLASVIAASILTVLVFSSMSGEKSITDPTTSVDIPEIDDLVEGMELEHYLSDNMDRGNHDFYDELVVVDTRVKDFSRGDIVYYKGKDGMEWLTRIVGLEGEILEVMSGQVYIDNKRLDTFYGKAHRLGLDKEAYFPAMDKLTMQYNREGMMELFETNMPEIEVGKNHFYGMSDDWMRGTHGLISKEQIIGKVVGIRSK; from the coding sequence GTGAAGCTGAAAAAAGTATTGGAGGATACGGTGCTAGCGGACATTACCGTTACAGATAGGGATAAGTCACGATTTCTTGAAGGGTTAGGAAGGCCGTACAAAAAGAAACGTACCCCAATCAAGCTTTATCTTGCAAGCGTGATAGCGGCATCCATCTTAACAGTATTGGTTTTCTCTTCCATGAGTGGAGAGAAATCCATAACGGATCCAACTACCTCAGTAGACATACCAGAAATTGATGATTTGGTAGAGGGCATGGAACTTGAGCATTATCTTTCTGACAATATGGACAGGGGCAATCATGATTTTTATGATGAGCTAGTGGTTGTGGATACGCGCGTTAAAGATTTCTCCCGAGGAGATATTGTGTATTACAAAGGGAAGGATGGTATGGAATGGCTGACTAGAATCGTTGGACTTGAGGGAGAAATCTTGGAAGTAATGAGCGGGCAGGTTTATATTGATAACAAACGACTGGATACCTTCTATGGAAAAGCACACCGTCTCGGGCTGGATAAAGAAGCGTATTTTCCTGCGATGGATAAGTTAACAATGCAATATAACAGAGAGGGAATGATGGAGCTCTTTGAAACCAATATGCCTGAAATTGAAGTTGGGAAAAACCACTTTTACGGAATGAGTGACGATTGGATGCGAGGGACTCATGGGTTAATTTCCAAAGAGCAGATCATCGGAAAAGTGGTAGGAATTAGAAGCAAATAA
- a CDS encoding GNAT family N-acetyltransferase, with translation MEISIRQERLKEYSITEEVVRRAFSHEKFSDKQEHFLVSRIRKSGEFIPELSLVAVTPNSEIVGHILLSKIKIVDVEQEIESLAMAPVSVIPEFQHQGIGSRLIHTSLHRAKELGHSSVIVLGHQDYYPKFGFKPASLWNIKAPFDIPDELFMALELQKNSLQHVQGVVQYPRAFTT, from the coding sequence ATGGAAATCTCAATCAGACAAGAACGCTTAAAGGAATATTCCATTACAGAAGAAGTCGTAAGAAGAGCTTTTTCACACGAAAAGTTTAGCGATAAACAAGAGCATTTTCTTGTGAGTAGGATTAGAAAATCAGGTGAATTCATCCCAGAACTTTCCTTGGTAGCTGTAACTCCAAACTCGGAAATCGTCGGCCATATTCTTCTATCAAAAATAAAGATTGTAGATGTGGAACAGGAGATTGAATCTCTAGCTATGGCACCTGTTTCTGTGATACCAGAGTTTCAACACCAAGGAATTGGCAGCAGATTGATTCATACCTCTTTACACAGAGCAAAAGAGCTTGGCCACTCTTCTGTTATCGTATTAGGGCACCAAGATTATTATCCGAAGTTTGGCTTTAAGCCTGCTAGCCTGTGGAATATAAAAGCTCCTTTTGACATACCTGATGAACTGTTTATGGCACTGGAGTTACAAAAAAATTCACTACAGCATGTGCAAGGGGTGGTACAGTATCCCCGTGCATTTACTACATAG